Genomic window (Tolypothrix sp. NIES-4075):
GCCAGAATTTTCTAGCGATCGCTTATACGAAAGTAGTTCTTTATTTTCAAATTGCCGATAAGCACGCTGCAATTCAATTGCATATTCCTGAGCCATCCCAGTACTTATATCAATGCGCGGATTAAAATCTTGCCAAACTGGTTTGCCGTTGTCTCGTTCTAATTGCAGCAAGGCACTGCTAAACTCATCACTCAATACAAATTCTTTGGCATCTAACAGTAACTTACGATTTGCCTCTGGAGTTAATTCTGGCTGTGGTAAAAATTGCTGCATTAGGATATCGGCAGCTAAAGCAGAACTCAAACGGTTAATAGCTGTTTGTCCGGGAAAAAACAATTCTCCATAGCCAAAAGTACTGTACGCAGGAATTTTTCCGCGTACTTTGTGTGTGCCAATCAACAATCCGTTTGTTTCCGCTTCCATGCTGAGAAAGCCGACAAAAGCATCAGCATAGCTGGGTAAATTGTCTCTGAGTCCCCCAATTCGCTCATCGAAAAGCCAGCAGTTATCAAAGGGAGGTACTTTTTGACTACCTGCAACTACAACACCACTAGTCATTTTATAATCTAACTCCCGCAGGAGCGCGTAGGCAGCACCATAATCAGCAGTTCTGACTTGAGCAAATAACCCTGGTAATAGCAATAAAGCTTCTAAGCTGTGGGGAACATCTGTGAAATACTTAGTAAATAACCAACGCATCAAGCGCACCAGTTCAAAAACCACTCCCCTAGAAAAAGGATTGCTGGCTGACAGCATAAGATATACTCTATGGCTGCTGCTGATTTCTATTCCTTGACGTTTAGCTGCGATCGCTTCAGGAGATTGATTAGCTGATTTCAGTAAATCTATTAGTAGACTTTGTAGCGAAGTTGCTGATTGGGTGAACTGAGTACGGATTTCGGAAACAGAAGCTTGTTTGTTGTGAGTTTGAGCGAGGTCAAAACTCGTGTCAGCAAATCGTTCTAACTCAGTACTAAAGCCAAAAGCTTGACCGTCCCAAGTGAGGGCATAAGTCTGAATTAAACAGCTTTGGGCATTTAATTCTTGGAGTTGGCGTTTAATGGCTGCACAAAAAGCGGCACTGTGAGGATCAAGTGCAAGTAAAATAGTAGGTTTGGGCATGAGGGCAATTTCAGAACGCAAACTATAGGTTTAACGAATCACATCTAAATCTTCCAGGTATGCTTCAATTTCCTGGATTTCCATTTCCACCTGTTCTTTAATCTGGGAATCAATCTTACCTTCCTTGTTTAAATGCTGATTGAGTTGATTGATGTAGTTTTCCAGAGTAGATTTGGCTCTGTCTTCGTCTTCGTGGGTAATACGCTCAACTTTGTCAGCAATTTCCTGAACCAGAAGCGAGTTACTTTTGAAAGCTTTAAATGCTGATTTGCGATCGCCTCCCAAAGGCAAAACTCTCCCCTCTAATTTTCGCGCTTGGTCTGTATGAACAAAATATTTCCTACTCTGATTGACAATTAATTTATATAAATCGGGTGTTAGCGCTAAAGCAAACCAGCGCAAAGCTCCACCATCATCTTCTGGTGGTATTAAATTGGCAAACTTTGTCCAATTACGGTCTAAGTGCTTGAAGACTTTATTTGGATCTAGGTAAGCTACTTCCATATCCTTCATTCCGTTGAAGGCAAATAAAGGCACGCCGATTTCTATTCTAAATAGAGTGACTTTATGAGGTTCCCCTGTTGGTACGAAAGAGGGATTATTTCTTCCTTTAGGCAGCCGGCTTGAAAGAGGAGGATCGCTAAAAACTGTTTTGTTATCTCCTACTCCGTAGTAATAAAATTCTGTAATGACACCCTGCTGTTGAATGGGAATTTCCGATTCTTGATACTGCCAAAGAGGAACTGCTAGTTTGCCTAGTTGTTGCAAATCTTGTCCCGCATCTTCTGGATTGCTATCTGCTAAAACCTGCTCAACAGTCATACTGGTGAGCGGACGGTAAGCTTCATCTAAAAATGCCAGGATTTCATTCTTGACATCAACAGCTTTTTTTTCTGCCCAATTAGTCAAAGTTTGAAACTGTTCTCGATACCAACGGATGAAATCTTCGCCAGTGATTTTAGGGCGTTTTGATTGCAAATTAACGCGCTGAATAATGTGAATAAAAGGATTATCGTTACTTCCTTGACGGCTGACCTCGTTATAACTCTGTTCTAAATCTCGATAAACTTTATCTAAGTTGCTGTGAAAACGCTGGCACTTTTCCTTAATTTCTTCTACCTTAGTTCGCAGTATACCGTACAGTTCAGCCGCTTTATCGCAACGCTTCCAATGTAAATAAATCTTCCATTTTTGGTCAGCCCGTTCTTTGTACTTCTGGCAAGCTGTTTGAATATTGTTTTTATTTGAAAACATACCTCCTGCGGCTTCTTTAATTTTTTCTTCTTGGGGTTCTAATTTCAAAGTATTAAAGCTAGACTGTGCCTCTTGCGACTTGCGCTGCACACTCTGCTGTAATTCATCTAGTTTTTCGGAAAGTTTGGTTAAAAATTGTAAGACATAAGCTAAACCATTGGGACGGTTAATACCGCGCTCCCAGGCTGTAAAAATCGTAGCAGTTGCAGTTTCATGTAAGCGATAAAAATTCAATCCCAGTTCTTTAGCCGTCCGTTGCTCAAATTGGTCTAACTGCCGCTTGTAAAGTTCTTTGATTGTCGGCAAAGCTGTACGATCAAAACGCATTTCCCCAATTCTAAACTCAGGTTTTAGTTGTCCGCCGCCAACGCTTTCAATCAACGCATTTAGGACAGTAGTAGCTTCTCCTAAGTTACAATCTTGTAAAAAACGCGCAATTTCGTTTTCTAAATCACTTATTGGTGTAGATGCCATCAATTGATTCTTTAGCAAGTTTTGAGCATCTTCTAATTTCATCCGCTCGTATTGCTGTACTGGCAGAGTTAGGGTAGCAAAACCAAAACTACAGTAATTTATATTGCGTCCTCGGACTTTCTCACCAGTTGCCAGATAAGCGCGAATGTTATCAGCAACGTTAGCAGCATCTAGACCGATTTGAGAACCAATTTGGACGTACAAGCCATCTGCAACTAAATTTTGCAAATCATCAGGACGGCTAACTACAGTTCCATTTTTGTTAACCCCGTCAATTAAAAACACCGCATCAAAAGGAGGATATTCGGCTTTGACTTTGGAAATACCGTAATCAATCTCAATGCTATTAGATGGTGATAAACTCCAGAAGTGTTCGATTTCCTTAAGAGCGCCGTAAGCATTCGACTTCACAAGATGAGTTTGGGGAAGATTGGCAAACACTCTAGGTAAAACAAATACGCCTGTAATATTGGAAAAACTATTAAGATATTGCCGTGCTAAAAATGCCACATCCAAAAATGTGCCACTACCCGTCCCACCAGCTAAACTGCCAACAATAAAAACTTCGATACCATCGCGATTGGAAACTTGAAAGTTACCTGAAAATGCTTGTCTGCTAGTGCGAATTTCGCGTACATCATAGATTGCTTGAGCGATTAAACCGTTAATATCTCCTACTTTGGCAAATAATGCTAACCGTCCCCGTGCGCGAATCTGTCCCGCACCACTGATCAGGCTGGATGTTGGAATGTCTTTAGACCACCATTCAGCGATATGGTCGCTACGTGTATAGGGTCCCGGATTTGCTACTGAAATTGCATAAAGTTCATTCGGTTCTAAGACAACCTTGGTGCCATCGGGTGATTTTTCACGTTCTTGGATATTTTCGGTAGTATCAATCGAAAGAAAGCGAATAATTTCCGGTACGTAGCCGTAAACATCTATAAATCGCTTTTTGAGCTTGAGGACAACTTCATAACCTGTACCTCCTAACCCAATCACAACCGTAGGACGAAAAACAACAGTAGGACGCGACATTCACTTTCCCCTCGTATCAATAATTAATAAAAGTTTGTTTGCCCGCTGTTTTCAGGGGGTCTTTGGTGCTTAATCCAGTTAAATTGGAGCTTAACGTTACCAATCTCGATGATGTCCTCATCGTAAAGTTCAACTGTATTTATTTTCTTAGTATTGACAAAAATTACACCTTTCAAACACCTGAGGTTAATATTTTTTTTACCTGCGGTCCATGCTATAACTAACTCAGCATCAGAATCTGTCGCCGCAATTGCTGGTATCAAATTGCTCAAATAAACTTTGTTTTTGTGCAAGCGAGTGAGACTAATCTCTTCGTCTTCTAAGGATTTTGGCAGTGGTTCCAGCACGAATAGCGCACCTTCTAAGTATTTGCGCGTGCGGAAATCTTCGACTAATTCCAAGGGGGTTTTGCGTTGAATCAAACAAATTGCGATTAGGGCAATTAACAATACCAGCAGTACTAAGAGCGACCAAATAACAATTTTTCGCCACAGTGG
Coding sequences:
- a CDS encoding tubulin-like doman-containing protein: MSRPTVVFRPTVVIGLGGTGYEVVLKLKKRFIDVYGYVPEIIRFLSIDTTENIQEREKSPDGTKVVLEPNELYAISVANPGPYTRSDHIAEWWSKDIPTSSLISGAGQIRARGRLALFAKVGDINGLIAQAIYDVREIRTSRQAFSGNFQVSNRDGIEVFIVGSLAGGTGSGTFLDVAFLARQYLNSFSNITGVFVLPRVFANLPQTHLVKSNAYGALKEIEHFWSLSPSNSIEIDYGISKVKAEYPPFDAVFLIDGVNKNGTVVSRPDDLQNLVADGLYVQIGSQIGLDAANVADNIRAYLATGEKVRGRNINYCSFGFATLTLPVQQYERMKLEDAQNLLKNQLMASTPISDLENEIARFLQDCNLGEATTVLNALIESVGGGQLKPEFRIGEMRFDRTALPTIKELYKRQLDQFEQRTAKELGLNFYRLHETATATIFTAWERGINRPNGLAYVLQFLTKLSEKLDELQQSVQRKSQEAQSSFNTLKLEPQEEKIKEAAGGMFSNKNNIQTACQKYKERADQKWKIYLHWKRCDKAAELYGILRTKVEEIKEKCQRFHSNLDKVYRDLEQSYNEVSRQGSNDNPFIHIIQRVNLQSKRPKITGEDFIRWYREQFQTLTNWAEKKAVDVKNEILAFLDEAYRPLTSMTVEQVLADSNPEDAGQDLQQLGKLAVPLWQYQESEIPIQQQGVITEFYYYGVGDNKTVFSDPPLSSRLPKGRNNPSFVPTGEPHKVTLFRIEIGVPLFAFNGMKDMEVAYLDPNKVFKHLDRNWTKFANLIPPEDDGGALRWFALALTPDLYKLIVNQSRKYFVHTDQARKLEGRVLPLGGDRKSAFKAFKSNSLLVQEIADKVERITHEDEDRAKSTLENYINQLNQHLNKEGKIDSQIKEQVEMEIQEIEAYLEDLDVIR